The genomic interval GTAAAACTACTCCTTATGAGCTatggaaaggaagaaagccaaaacttaattatttaagagtTTGAGAATGTCAAGCCATCATAAGAGTTCTGgaaccaaagaaaaagaaattgggtgaaagagaaattaaatgtttatttatagGATATGCTGAACATAGTAAAGCATATTATGTCATGGTGATAAAGCCCCATGATTAATATTCTATTAATATAATCACAGAATCAAGAGATGTTACCTTTGATAAAACAAGGTTCAATTCAATTCCAAGACCCAAAGAACTAGTAACAGAAAGTgataaactttcaaaaaatggTGAGGAAACTATTAAGCTTCGaagaagtaaaagaattaGAAAAGCAAAGACATATGGATTCAATTTCCTCATGTACTTAGTAAAAAGTATAAGAGAAAAAACATGTGAATACTTACCTTACTACATTATGTAGAAGGTAAAGGTGATTCTCAAATTTATGAAGAGGTAATGAAGTCTCAAGATGCTTCATTTTAGAGAGAAGCAATACAAGATAAGATGGACTTGATAATTGGAAACAAAACTTGGAAGTTGGTAAACCTCCCACTGGGTTCCATGCCAATAGGCTGTAAATAGatctttaaaaagaaaatgaaatttgatgGAATCGTAAATAAGTTTAAAGCAAGGCCAATGGCAAAGGGCTTTAcacaaaaggaaaatattgattattttgatacatATGCACTAGTAGCAAGAATAGCTACAATTAGAGTGCTTATAGCACTTGCATCTATACATAAGATGGTAATAcatcaaatggatgttaaaacgACATTCCTAAATGATGAATTAGATAAAGAAGTGTATATAGAACAACTTGAAGGGTTTCTCTTTCCtagtcaaaaaaaaaaagtttatgcTTGTAAAATCTttgtatggattaaaacaaacAACTAAACAATAGTATCAAAAGTTTGATGAGGTAGTGCTAGCTAATGGCTACAAGATCAATCAATCTGACAAATGTGTCTATAGTGAGTTTCATAATAGTAAAAGTGTTATCATATTtctatatgtggatgacatgttaattttttgtaatgatttggaacaaatgGAAAACACAAAAAGGTTCTTGTCAATGAATTGACATATGGGTGTGGTGGATGTTATTTTAGGTATAAGAATAATGAGAGATAATAATGGCTTAACATTGTTTTAATCTTATTACATTGAAAATATTGTAATGAAGTATGGTAAGTCAAATTGTACGCTAATATCTACGCTTTATAATTCTAATATAAAGCTAGTACCCAATAAAGACAAGCcaataatacaaaataaatatgcaaGGGTGATTGGATGCTAAATGTATGCTATGGTGTGTACAAAGTCAAACATTGATTTTGAGGTTGGGATGCTAATCTGATTTACAACTTATCCAAGTAAAAAACATTGGTATGTTGTTCATGAAGTTCTTAGGTACTTAAAAACTATAATAAATTATGCTCTTTGTTATTcaagttttcctttggttttagAAGGGTATACAGATGCTAGttgaaactaaaataaaacatatcatGCTTTTATGATTGGCTAGGTTTTTACAATTGCTGGAGGTGTTTCTTGGGGTTCTAAGAAACAATTTTGTCAAGCGGACTCCACCATGGTAGTTGAATTTATAGCTTTAGCATCTGTCACCCAAGAAGCGAAATGGTTGAGAGATTTACTCTATGAAATTCCATTATGGCTTAAACCAATGGCACCAATTTTGATACATTGTGATAATGAAGCAACAGTAACAAAAGCATATAATCAAGCATACAGTGGAAAGAGTTAATATATTGGACTTCGACATAGTGTTGTAAGATAAAGAATTAGTGATGGTATAGTTACTATAAGTTATTTGAGGTCTTGTGAGAATTTAGCAAATTCATTTACCAAAAGTCTGAAAAAAGACTTGGTAATAAAGACCTCAAGAGGAACGGGTCTTAAGTCTATCAACTAAATCTCTAATGGTGGGAGCTTACCTCGATGCTGATGGCCGACCTGCAAGTCTTGGGTACTGACCATTATACCACTTGGATTATTGCAACcactaatttatattttccatCCCAAGGTGTATAGTGCTTGGTTCCCGTAATGTGTAAGGTAAGGTTGAATAAATATTCTTAGTAGACCCATTACATGTATATGTTGAAATACTATAATTACAAAATACTTCTGATAAGGGCTACCTATGTGAGTGGAAGTGTTGCTGCTTCTAAGAGCTAAAGGCTGGACTCTGACAGCATTTATGAATGGTTGCAAAACACAAGGCCATAAAACATGTTGGCAAAACTAGATACAAAGTGAGTAAGGAAGCTTGTGTTTTTAATGGCTCGACTGGTTAAATGAAGAATTGATGGTTTAATGCTTGGTCAACCACTCAATTCAAACTAGAACAACCAAACTCATTAAGTGAATGTTCAAATTTATGGGATGCCTTTATTTATGCACAAGATTCTCAAATTTGTTGgtatttggaaattttgaaaatggtggaGGATTGTTGGTgtaatttcaaaatcaaaggtTATATCACATAATAAAAAGCTATCTTAGCATAAAGGTTAAGTCATATAAAGTGACATAGTGTGACTATTGGATTGTAGGTAAGTTTCTCATGTGAATGGCTACATCTCTTAGTAAAATGACATCTAAAGGTTATgaaacaaattgaaaaaacacCACAgcttaaaagtttaaatatgaaaagttatcatttcaaattatagttcaaaaattatgttttatagAATCAATGGTTGTCCTTTCACAAGGtgattattgaaacaataccTTTTATTCAAAGGTtgtgtcttgaaaaatataaagaagtCTTTTAGATAAAGTGGTGCCTTAATGAAAGAGTTGtgtccttgaagaagagacaTTTGCATGCCTATATAAAGGGCTTGCTGCCAACTATTTTGACACatccaaacaaaaacaaaacaagagcAGAAAAATCAAGAGTAAGAGAAGTGTtgtgttatgaaaattaacataaatacTTAAATTCTCATTAACTACAAAAGCGtccaaattccttataatctaCTTACTACAGAAAGTAGGCTTTAAGGCGGAACAACTTTGCTAACCCTCGGGTGTATCTAGTGATCTACTCTTGTAAAGTGCTAGGCGAAGTTAGAGGTTAGCTTCATTGTATCCCTAAGGCTATTCGTATTATTCCCCTTTGCATACCGAGTGATGGGGgagaaataagttttaaaaataacgtCTATTGAAAAAGCTTACCGTGAAGTCAATTTTGCCAGTTCTTTGAATTCCATCTAAACCCCATTTGCACCAACATTGCATAAAGTAACAACCAATGGTTAGCAAGGATTCTTTTCGTGGCTAATCATTGACTCCTAAATTGTTGAGGACATATGCCTAGAATCAAGGAAATTACATCCTTTATTGGAATCAgtcaattttaattgattgatatCAAATCTCCAAGGTGATTTTCTATTCAATGAAATTGTAAATCTCCCAATTATGGGaatgaaattgattaaatcctaattaattttgttggtcaatttaaaaaaaaaacaaccacCTAATTGGATTAGGCAAATTTAATTATGGAAAGTCTTACTAATTTGTTAGAGATTCTAATAAAGATTAGTAATCTAAAATTAGTAAGATCATTAatacaagattataaaatggATAAGGCTAATTTCTAAAATGTTTAGGACCCTTGATAAAATTTAGAAAGTTTCCTAAAAATGTTAGGACAAATTTGTTAAGTTTCCTAAAACATTTAAGATGTCTAAAATATCATAAAGCCTTCCTAAAATGTTTAGGATGGACTTCTAAGTTAGTGACATTTCCTAAATGGTTTAGGATTTTAATAACTCAAGCTAAGTTAGTGCATAACTCAAGCTTTTCTTTAAGAACCACTTTGGCCAACATATtagcaatatttttatttgtgtgAATCTTCGTGAAATGCATCATgtgatccttatgcatcaactGCAACCAATAGTGTCTTACATCAATATGTTTCATCCTACTATGGTATATGGTATTCTTAATTACTCAAATCTAAAGCATTCTAAATGTCACAAAACAGACTCTTTTTTGCTCAACTCTAATTCAAGAAGGAATTAGTTGATGTGATGTTATATTTAGCCCCTATAATCGATAAGGAAACACACTTTTGTAGTTTAGCTACCAAGATACAACTCCCCTGCAAAagtaaacaaataataaaaatagacTTAtacttttgattatttaataaagtatGAAACGTAAGAAAGAGCACTTATGGCAAAGAGTAACGGCTTGAAAAAAGCTTGGCTAGAGAATTTCATGTATCATGAGGTAACAATTAAACTTTGTGGTTTAAGGGATGTATATTGAACTACAAACGTAGAATGCTTTTATTACGTAGAACAATATTTGTATGatgattaattatatttttctaatagtttttattatttaagatAATATTTGTAGGATGATTAATTTTGGCATAATGCTTAGAAAAAGCCtgtgaattatttaaaaaaattcaaataaactcttattatttaattgccTTCAATCAagctatttatttttattttggatcaaataagCCCTTATAATTAATGGTTAACTAATCGCCGTTAATCCAAATgtcacttattattttatgcatACATGACACTAGTGTAACGTTAATGTGAAGGATGAAAAATGCCACATGACGACATCAACATGCCATgtcattatttattatgacatgtgagcatgccaCACCAGCACCATGTGGCatacaatgacaagtgacattttgactaagtcaaccattaattataaaagtttatttgactcaaaataaaagtgtaAAGAATTATTtgtctcaaaataaaagtataggGGCTTGATtaaacacaataaaagaataataatttatttaaaatttttcaatagtTTAGAGGCCTTTATAGGTATTATaccttaattatttatgtGGAATGCTTTTATTATGTAAGATGATAATTTTTATCCATACCGttctttgtaattattttattatttatatacaataattttaatattaaaaattaggcTTCAGATGTCTTGcacaattaataaatattgctAGAGAGAacttattatatatgtatatatgtatatatatatatatgtgtgtgtgtgtgtgtgtgtgtgtgtgcgtgTATATCTTTGtatttgtgtgtgtgtgtgtgtatatctttgtatttgtgtgtgtgtgtgtgtatgtgtgtATAAAATTAGGCTTCAGATATCTTGcacaattgataaatattgtTAAAGAGAAGTTATTTTATATGCACACAcatatgtgtgtgtatatgTTTATGTAAATGTgtagatatatatacatatacaaacacgtatacatacatacatatacacacacatatgtgtgtgtgtgtgtgtgagtgtatgtatatgtatgtatgagtatatatatatacacatacatacatatacattcacacacacacacatactaatatatatatatatatatgtatgtatgtatatatgtatgtattgaaaaatataaatgacaaagaaaggacaagaaaataaaagaagggAAGAGTTGAAAGACatattatttgaaatttggaagAAAGGGTGATGAAGAGAAgaaccaaagagaaaaaaaaaagcaggaAATGAGGAATCGAGGGAGGAGTGAGAGATCAATGACGGAGTAGCAAGATGGTGTCCCTAGTGAAGTTGGCAAGGACAATGGTGCAAGAAATCGAGAGGAGGGAGGGCGGTGGCTAGGATTTTTAGTTCAAGTGTGttgaaaagaggaaagaaaaacaattagGAATTTTAAAGTACACTTTGCCTTTCTTGTTTCAAAATGTATGGTTACTATCTTCGATTTTTTATTACCATTAGTCAGCagttaattataaatataaaatgtcaTAATTATACtcaaacaattgaaaaataacTATTTAGGATAATTAtggttttttatatttgtaaataatGGTTGactaatgataataaaaagtCAAGAAATAACTACTTAGGATAATTATgactttttatatttgtaaataACTATTAAATAGTAGTAATAAAAAGTTAAGGGATCAATCATAGTTTTTCAAACAAGGAGGACTAAAGTATACTTTAAAGTTGTATGGAAGGGAGTTCTTGTATTTTACTCAACTTTAATACCACTATTATTTATGAAggatttttgacaaaaattccATCAAAAAATATCGTGAAAATAGATTTTTTAGAACAAATGTCAATGGACTTTTACATCAGTATTGGTACATGTAAGGAAGTTTCCAATAgaatttttcatcaaaaaattttgaaaaaaattatcttaatttgcCACAACATTAgccaattttcaaaacaattaattccttaagatttttttatcaaaaatccATCGATGATACATctaaaaaatgagaaatctCTCTTATTGAAACATTGTTAAAAAAGATGTACTTgaacatttggctcattagTTGGTGTATAATCTTTATACCTAAAGTGTAAGGTTCGAATCTCCTTTtcaccaattaaaaaaaattgtcaaaaaagaTATATCATTACCGAAGTAAtgttatttatcatttaaattttaaaattttaatttagaagTCTCGAATTAAATGTTTAAGGTACGAAGGATAAAATTATAGAATGAGAGAGAAATACTTCTCACTGTTTAGCTTAATACTCAATTGATCTCGTATGTTAAAAAACAAGCAGCAAAAGGCACATAagaataacaaataataaactaaactaattgTAATCAATCCTAATTACTAATCGAAAAATACTAAAAGTAAATAGAAAGAAACGTCTATatcataacattaaaaaattgacTACCACATCGTGGAGGCATCTTCgtaataaatgaaaaacatataaaaaatatttatggtTGTATTTTGAATCCTAGAAGCTAATGGAacagaattgaaaatttgaaattataagaatataaaaaataaaaaaaatctataataAAAGAACAGCTGGAGGATATCATTTcagatatattaaaaaatatccaGCAAATCAAACATACTAAAGATTTAAAAGAAGTCAGTTTTATTACTTATAAAACTCAGAATCCTACATTTGCAATTTCTTTATTGGCTGCTCACAGTCACACGAAGCTGGGAAAAGAATAGCAAAGCATTTCATGGATACATAAAAACGTAGTGTAATCAAAAGAAACTCTGAAAGACTCGCATAAGGGAGTTTAATCACTTCGTTTGTGATTTGGAAACGCGTAATAAGCCTGAATAGCGGAGAAAAGAAGCCCAAGTAGCGCAGCCAAAAGGCCGAGGAACGTCCATGGGCTACTAAAATGGGTGTAATAGGCTTGAGCCATTGCGGTCGTCCAGGGATTGTTGCAGTACTTGTGGATATTGTCCGTAACATCCTTGTACATCGCCTGATCTGGCACCAAGTCCCGGCTCAATTTGTTGAAAAGATCAGCCACTTCTTCATCGCTGCCCAAGTAATTGTGGAGCATACCTGTAACTCGCATTTCCTTAACATCTTCTGCTGTGTCAATGAGAGAATCAAGGAAGTATAAGTAAGAGGTGACCgcaaaatcattctcaaaaTCTCGACACATTTCTAAAGCTACCAAGTTCAAGAACTTGGAAGCTGTTGAGTCATCCACCAGGATGCGTGGCATCTTTAGGCTTCCCAGAAAGTTGCAATAGAAGGAAATGTTTTTCAGGTTGTTTGTCTCGCTAGGTCCAACACCAATCCCCGATTCTTTAAGCTCCTTGACGCTACGAAATGTCTTCCTGTGCTTTCGGTTGTCTCCGCAGGACAGAAGCAAGCGACCTATCATACTACTGCTACTCTCCTCTTTCTTTCCCGTCAAGTGTTTTGTCCGCAAGCGCTCCAGAAGATGAGTGTACtcttgcttttcttcttcGTCTGTGTGTTGGCTCTTCTTCCCATCCGGTATATTTGTTATGAGGTTGTTGCCGACGAATTTTGTGATTGATTGCTCCCACATTTGGGGGTCTTTCGTTGAGCCAATCAATATGTTGAGAACCCGGTAAGGAAGTTGGTTTTCTAGCAAGAACAAATCAAGTTGCGCAAATACCAGAAGATCTGCTTTAATGTTCAACTTCTTAAAGTCGCCTTGTAAACCGTAGTGTACAGCAAACAACACCGCACAACCGTCCACGAAGAACATCCAAGCTAGCTTCTCATCGTCGTAATCTTTTATGTCCTCCGGATTGTAACACTGCTTCAGATCCTTTATCTCTGCCATAATCTTATTGAATAGAACTTCATCAGTTGTTTCGTTCTCGTTTGCGAAGAGACCTGCAAGTTTACGCTTGGTGTGCTCTGCCCGCTCGAAATGCGGCTTACCATGATGCAAAGGGCCGAGGGCTACCAGCCTTGgttcaaaatatttcttaaaatCTTCCTTGATACCGATCAGGACGGGCGGAACTCTTTGTATTAGCGGTTTGGCTCTTTGAGATGAATCgctttcttgtttttgggCTTCACGCAAGGCTGATTTCAATTTCGTTCTCTCGTCTCTGATGAAAGCCGAGTGCTCTATCTCATGAATCGGAACTCTCACTTCTCCAGGGTGCCTCTCGTTGCTGCTCATCGAATCCTACCAGCTTGACGGTTGAAAGGAGGTACGTCAACGACAGTTATGGGATGTTTGGAAATCTAGTAGTGTACTTGGGGAGTTGCCCGAAGAAACAAGAGGACGAAAGGACGGAAGAAAAGGTGAGTAAAGTTTGTGTGTTTTTGCATGGCGCGAGCTATTGGGGTAACCTAGCCACTGAATTTATGCTTTGCACTAACTAGGTGGAGATGATCTTCTTTGTACTTTATTCAGGTATCAAGTTTCGAATATATTTTATCTGCTTTTGTCTTTGTGAAAGAGTGATTGTTAAGATTTCATCCATGGAAAAAAGTATTTCATGGATATATAAAGCATTTTATCtttcattttaataaaatcagtGAGAGAAAAATTGGTTCCAGCTCAACTCTTAGATAAATGTGTAAATTTGCAATATTTTCTGCCTACATTaattctaatgctgaattcaG from Theobroma cacao cultivar B97-61/B2 chromosome 5, Criollo_cocoa_genome_V2, whole genome shotgun sequence carries:
- the LOC18598793 gene encoding UPF0481 protein At3g47200, producing the protein MSSNERHPGEVRVPIHEIEHSAFIRDERTKLKSALREAQKQESDSSQRAKPLIQRVPPVLIGIKEDFKKYFEPRLVALGPLHHGKPHFERAEHTKRKLAGLFANENETTDEVLFNKIMAEIKDLKQCYNPEDIKDYDDEKLAWMFFVDGCAVLFAVHYGLQGDFKKLNIKADLLVFAQLDLFLLENQLPYRVLNILIGSTKDPQMWEQSITKFVGNNLITNIPDGKKSQHTDEEEKQEYTHLLERLRTKHLTGKKEESSSSMIGRLLLSCGDNRKHRKTFRSVKELKESGIGVGPSETNNLKNISFYCNFLGSLKMPRILVDDSTASKFLNLVALEMCRDFENDFAVTSYLYFLDSLIDTAEDVKEMRVTGMLHNYLGSDEEVADLFNKLSRDLVPDQAMYKDVTDNIHKYCNNPWTTAMAQAYYTHFSSPWTFLGLLAALLGLLFSAIQAYYAFPNHKRSD